One genomic region from Campylobacter concisus encodes:
- the uvrC gene encoding excinuclease ABC subunit UvrC, protein MLIDEIRTLPNEPGVYQYFDVQNRLLYVGKAKILKNRVKSYFKFTPSLAPAEKLSPRISKMISEAVHLEYIVTPSEADALILENSFIKQLKPKYNILLRDDKTYPYIFINLNDDFPRFEITRKVVKGSNIRYFGPYFNGASELLEALYLNYNLVQKKSCIKGKKACLFYQLKRCYAPCEGKISKENYAKIVNEAIIALQNPNLLITRLEELMLNYAKAEDYEQAAATRDKIQTLKNMQTKVEVDLAKLEDFEAYSVACVHDMICAVRFSVQSGKITGVKTDITQAKNAQKDETNEAYKQAILKSFIAGQPIISTKIYVHESFEDSELVEEILNERFGRKFSITCPKIGDKRKICEIATKNAEVSIEKYLKTHDNVLLNEIKEYFDLAHTPYVVEAYDNSHLFGEASVGAMVRYEHGEWAKQNYRHMHLSSKNDYDQMKESLTARALRFDKLSPPDLWVIDGGEVLLNLACEILASSGANVDVIAISKEKIDAKAHRAKGEAKDKIYTKNGSFSLSTSDKKLQFFQKMRDESHRFVISFHRKTRQKNDMQRSILKQAGVSEGSIAKLISFYGSFDKISEANLDEVAKITNKSVAEKLAVLKEGNLK, encoded by the coding sequence ATGCTAATAGACGAGATAAGAACGCTTCCAAACGAGCCTGGCGTATATCAGTATTTTGACGTCCAAAACAGGCTCTTATACGTTGGCAAAGCCAAAATTTTAAAAAATAGGGTCAAAAGCTACTTTAAATTTACCCCAAGTCTAGCTCCGGCTGAAAAACTAAGCCCAAGAATTTCAAAGATGATAAGCGAAGCTGTGCATCTTGAATACATCGTCACGCCAAGCGAGGCAGACGCGCTCATACTTGAAAATTCTTTCATCAAGCAGCTTAAGCCAAAATATAACATCTTGCTTCGTGACGACAAGACCTACCCTTATATCTTTATAAATTTAAATGATGATTTCCCTAGATTTGAGATCACTAGAAAGGTGGTAAAAGGCTCAAATATCCGCTATTTTGGGCCATATTTTAACGGAGCTAGCGAGCTACTTGAGGCACTTTATCTAAATTACAATCTCGTTCAGAAAAAGTCCTGCATCAAAGGCAAAAAAGCCTGCCTTTTTTATCAGCTAAAACGCTGCTATGCCCCGTGTGAGGGCAAAATTTCAAAAGAGAACTACGCTAAGATCGTAAACGAGGCTATCATAGCCTTACAAAATCCAAATTTACTTATAACTCGCCTTGAAGAGCTCATGCTAAACTACGCCAAGGCCGAAGACTACGAGCAAGCAGCCGCGACTAGAGATAAGATACAAACACTTAAAAACATGCAAACAAAGGTTGAAGTTGATCTTGCTAAACTTGAGGACTTTGAGGCCTACTCGGTCGCTTGCGTGCACGATATGATCTGTGCGGTGAGATTTAGCGTGCAAAGTGGCAAGATAACTGGCGTAAAAACTGACATCACGCAGGCCAAAAACGCTCAAAAAGACGAGACAAACGAAGCTTATAAGCAGGCCATTTTAAAAAGCTTCATAGCTGGACAGCCGATAATTAGCACCAAAATTTATGTGCATGAGAGCTTTGAAGATAGCGAGCTTGTGGAGGAAATTTTAAACGAGAGATTTGGTCGTAAATTTAGCATCACTTGCCCTAAAATAGGCGATAAGCGTAAAATTTGTGAGATCGCTACCAAAAACGCTGAAGTTAGCATCGAAAAATATCTAAAAACGCACGATAACGTGCTATTAAACGAGATAAAAGAGTACTTTGACCTAGCTCACACGCCTTACGTGGTCGAGGCTTACGACAACTCGCACCTTTTTGGCGAGGCAAGTGTCGGAGCGATGGTGCGCTATGAGCATGGCGAGTGGGCAAAGCAAAACTACCGTCACATGCACCTAAGCTCTAAAAACGACTACGATCAGATGAAAGAGAGTTTGACAGCCAGAGCACTTAGATTTGACAAGCTTAGCCCGCCTGATCTTTGGGTCATTGATGGTGGTGAAGTACTTTTAAATTTAGCCTGTGAAATTTTAGCAAGTAGTGGTGCAAACGTCGATGTGATCGCTATCTCAAAAGAAAAAATAGATGCCAAAGCTCACCGCGCAAAAGGTGAGGCAAAGGATAAAATTTACACAAAAAATGGTAGCTTTAGCCTAAGTACGAGCGATAAAAAGCTTCAGTTTTTCCAAAAAATGCGTGATGAAAGCCATAGATTTGTCATCAGCTTTCACAGAAAAACAAGGCAGAAAAATGATATGCAAAGATCAATTCTAAAGCAAGCTGGCGTATCTGAAGGAAGTATTGCGAAATTAATCAGCTTTTACGGAAGTTTTGATAAAATCAGCGAAGCGAATTTAGACGAAGTGGCAAAAATAACAAATAAAAGCGTAGCAGAAAAGCTTGCAGTGCTCAAAGAAGGAAATTTGAAGTGA